One Niabella beijingensis DNA window includes the following coding sequences:
- a CDS encoding ABC transporter permease: MIKNYIKTAWRGLVRNKAFSLINIIGLAVGMTACFIIYIYVSFELSYDNFHSKADRIYRIVADVKTPSETITTQGLTSAPVAINLKRDFPEIEEAVRLARDEYLVRKGDVFFQEKRTVLADSALFGVFDFPLVSGDRKTALKEPMSIVISQTTAKKYFGNADPLGQHLLLTGAAIPSTITGVMKDLPENSQIKADLFVSMSSFKQIYGAPTADSEWTNHGFYTYLQLTPGTDPEKLALKFPGFMEFHHGKQAKELQMQDYLSLEPLHDVYLRSKRDGFVSGNINNVYIFSVIAVFILLIACVNFINLTTARSAERAKEVGIRKVAGAGRAQLARQFMGESVMISLMSFLFSLLLSTLLLPVFNQLAGKTIGATAFFNPWRIFQLFLLSVGVGVAAGMYPSFVLSSFKPVNVLKGQQATGTQRLLLRKGLVVFQFVISIVLIVGTIVVYTQLKYMRNQQLGFNREQTIFINTNFDKNKDAFKQSLATVRGVVSSCYSAFIPGGGNTSAYSELENKSGEMQKTNMDLNFIDFDYVRQYQLRLVAGRGLSADLGTDSTQAMLINETAARSLGYTVPKEAVGKNFSQWGSKGTIVGVLKDFHYQSLQQQIKPLTMRYDKGAFTIISIKLSPENIKETIRGIEHRWRQAIPNRPFEYAFLDKFFDEQYHAEDRFGDLFFNFALLAVFISCLGLLGLSLYSTLQRTKEIGVRKVLGAGVSNIVMLLSAGFLKLVLIAFLIALPVAWLGMNKWLGAFAYRVNIAWWMFASAGLAAVLVAFLTISFQAIKAALANPVKALRSE, translated from the coding sequence ATGATCAAAAACTATATTAAAACAGCATGGAGAGGCCTTGTACGCAACAAGGCATTTTCGCTGATCAATATTATTGGATTGGCTGTTGGGATGACCGCCTGTTTTATCATTTATATATATGTAAGCTTTGAATTGAGCTATGATAATTTTCATTCAAAGGCAGACCGGATTTACCGCATAGTGGCGGATGTTAAAACACCATCAGAGACGATTACAACACAGGGCCTTACTTCAGCACCCGTTGCCATCAATCTGAAACGCGATTTCCCGGAGATTGAGGAAGCCGTCCGGCTGGCTCGTGATGAATACCTGGTGCGGAAAGGGGATGTGTTTTTTCAGGAAAAAAGAACCGTACTTGCAGATTCCGCTTTATTCGGTGTATTTGATTTTCCGCTTGTTTCCGGAGACCGGAAAACGGCCTTGAAGGAACCGATGAGTATTGTTATTTCGCAAACAACAGCAAAAAAATATTTCGGTAATGCAGATCCGCTGGGGCAACACCTGCTGCTGACCGGGGCTGCGATCCCTTCGACTATAACCGGTGTGATGAAAGACCTGCCGGAAAATTCGCAGATAAAAGCAGACCTGTTCGTCTCCATGTCATCATTTAAACAGATCTATGGTGCCCCAACCGCTGACAGTGAGTGGACCAATCACGGGTTTTATACGTATTTACAATTGACACCCGGGACGGACCCGGAAAAACTGGCGTTAAAATTCCCTGGGTTCATGGAGTTTCATCATGGCAAGCAGGCGAAGGAATTGCAAATGCAGGACTATCTGAGCCTGGAACCGCTGCATGATGTCTATCTCAGGTCAAAAAGAGATGGGTTTGTATCAGGGAATATCAATAATGTATATATATTTTCAGTTATCGCTGTTTTTATCCTGCTGATCGCCTGTGTTAATTTTATAAACCTTACAACGGCGCGCAGCGCCGAGCGCGCAAAGGAAGTGGGCATCAGAAAAGTAGCAGGTGCCGGAAGAGCCCAACTGGCCCGGCAATTTATGGGAGAGTCGGTAATGATCTCTCTAATGTCCTTCCTGTTTTCGCTGCTTTTGTCGACGCTGCTGCTGCCGGTATTTAATCAGCTTGCTGGGAAGACGATCGGCGCAACTGCTTTCTTTAACCCCTGGCGGATTTTTCAGCTGTTCCTTCTTTCTGTAGGCGTTGGCGTGGCCGCGGGTATGTATCCTTCTTTTGTTCTATCTTCCTTTAAACCTGTGAATGTATTAAAGGGGCAGCAGGCAACCGGTACACAACGCCTGTTACTTAGAAAAGGGCTGGTTGTGTTCCAGTTTGTGATCTCCATCGTACTGATCGTCGGCACTATTGTGGTCTATACACAATTGAAATACATGCGCAACCAGCAGCTCGGCTTTAACAGGGAGCAGACTATTTTTATCAATACGAATTTTGATAAGAATAAAGATGCCTTTAAACAATCGCTGGCGACGGTCAGGGGTGTTGTCTCCAGTTGCTATTCAGCATTTATACCGGGAGGAGGGAATACCTCGGCCTATTCCGAGCTGGAAAACAAGAGCGGGGAAATGCAGAAGACCAATATGGATCTTAATTTTATTGACTTCGACTATGTCCGGCAATACCAGCTACGGCTCGTTGCCGGGCGGGGACTTTCAGCGGATTTGGGAACGGACAGCACTCAGGCGATGCTTATTAATGAGACCGCTGCCCGTTCGCTGGGATATACGGTTCCGAAAGAAGCGGTTGGTAAAAACTTCAGCCAATGGGGAAGTAAAGGAACGATTGTCGGTGTGCTGAAAGATTTTCACTACCAGTCGCTGCAACAGCAGATAAAACCTTTAACCATGCGCTATGATAAGGGCGCTTTTACGATCATTTCCATTAAGCTTTCCCCCGAAAATATCAAGGAAACCATCAGGGGAATAGAGCACCGGTGGCGGCAGGCCATTCCCAACCGGCCGTTTGAGTATGCATTTCTGGATAAATTCTTTGATGAACAATATCATGCGGAAGACCGCTTTGGTGATCTGTTCTTCAATTTTGCGCTCCTCGCTGTTTTTATTTCCTGTCTGGGATTGCTGGGACTTTCCCTGTACAGCACCCTTCAGCGCACAAAAGAAATAGGCGTCCGGAAAGTTTTAGGAGCGGGTGTTTCAAATATTGTGATGTTGTTATCTGCAGGTTTTTTAAAATTGGTATTGATCGCATTTCTGATCGCGTTGCCGGTCGCCTGGCTGGGGATGAATAAATGGCTGGGGGCGTTTGCCTATCGCGTTAATATTGCCTGGTGGATGTTTGCTTCAGCCGGCCTGGCGGCAGTGCTGGTGGCCTTCCTTACCATCAGCTTCCAGGCAATAAAAGCTGCGCTGGCCAATCCGGTAAAGGCGCTGCGATCGGAATAG
- a CDS encoding ABC transporter permease — translation MIRNYIKTAWRNLKKGRLFATLNIVGLAIGMAVVILIGIWIWNELSFNKGIPNHKRIARIMQNKTNRSVVETNNVTPYPLAEVLRREYGDKFEEVVVAQTHSGGTFTIGDKKIAMQGGFFEEGIGSLLGLEMKEGRRDELKTIHSLLLSESAARSLFGNTKVVGRTVTFADSLRLTVTGVYKDLPLNSDLGDIQFIAPWKLFFNNTEWVRTAADPWRPNAFETYVRLKENETVAQVSALIKDVRLRHVNERLAKQNPQLFLHPMDRWYLYERFNNGINDGGRIQYVWLFGIIGFFVLLLACINFMNLSTARSVKRAREVGVRKTVGSFRWQLVQQFFCESFLYVFLAFGLSLILVSVAIPYFNIIAGRTMPVIWGQPWFWVCGLVFCLITGLLAGIYPALYLSSFNPVKVLKGTFRAGGAAGAQRRVLVVVQFTVSIVLIIGTLMVFRQIRFAKDRPLGYDQQGLVAIDITSPELVNHFSSVRQSLLNTNLFSSIATVSSLPTGINNSTTGIDWPGKEAGVTGEFGVQNMSREYGKTVGWEFAAGRDFSADRPSDSASVILNEAAVRFMGLKTPVGTVITWEGDPLTVIGVVRDLIMESPYTDARPTIFSIDQNNMDFLVARIRPDQSAAAAVKQLESVSKQYAPDKAFHYQFIDEAYNRKFGDEERFGKLGGGFALLAVFISCLGLFGMASFMAEQRIKEIGVRKVLGASVFSLWKLLSRDFAVLIAVSILIAIPLGWYSVHSWLQHYSYRAPVPWWIFVAAAAGAAFITLLTISVQSFKAALANPVKALRSE, via the coding sequence ATGATCAGAAATTATATAAAGACAGCCTGGAGGAATCTAAAAAAAGGAAGATTATTCGCGACCCTCAATATCGTGGGGCTGGCGATCGGGATGGCTGTGGTGATATTGATCGGTATCTGGATATGGAATGAGCTTTCGTTCAATAAAGGCATTCCCAATCATAAGCGGATTGCAAGGATAATGCAGAATAAAACCAATCGAAGCGTTGTAGAAACCAATAATGTGACACCTTATCCGTTAGCAGAGGTCCTTCGCAGGGAATATGGCGATAAATTTGAAGAGGTAGTGGTCGCACAAACGCACAGTGGCGGCACTTTTACCATAGGTGATAAGAAGATAGCAATGCAGGGGGGCTTTTTTGAAGAAGGGATCGGCTCTCTTCTTGGACTGGAGATGAAGGAGGGCCGCCGGGATGAATTGAAAACCATCCATTCGTTGCTGCTTTCTGAATCAGCAGCACGTTCCTTGTTTGGTAACACGAAGGTGGTAGGAAGAACTGTAACATTTGCAGACAGCTTACGGCTAACGGTAACCGGCGTGTACAAAGACCTGCCGCTGAATTCGGATCTGGGAGACATTCAGTTCATTGCTCCCTGGAAATTGTTTTTTAATAATACGGAATGGGTAAGAACGGCTGCGGATCCCTGGCGTCCCAATGCTTTTGAGACCTATGTGCGGTTAAAAGAAAATGAAACCGTTGCACAGGTGTCCGCACTGATCAAAGACGTGCGGCTGCGGCATGTAAACGAACGGCTGGCAAAACAAAACCCGCAGTTATTCCTGCATCCGATGGACCGCTGGTACCTGTATGAGCGTTTTAATAACGGGATCAATGATGGCGGTCGTATACAATATGTATGGCTGTTCGGGATCATCGGCTTTTTCGTTTTGCTGCTGGCCTGCATCAATTTTATGAACCTCAGCACAGCCCGCAGCGTAAAACGGGCGAGGGAGGTAGGTGTCAGAAAAACAGTGGGATCCTTCCGGTGGCAGTTGGTGCAGCAATTTTTTTGCGAATCTTTTCTTTATGTGTTCCTGGCCTTTGGTCTTAGCCTGATCCTGGTGAGTGTGGCGATCCCTTATTTTAACATTATTGCCGGCAGAACAATGCCGGTGATCTGGGGGCAGCCCTGGTTCTGGGTTTGCGGTCTTGTATTTTGTCTGATCACCGGTCTGCTGGCGGGTATTTATCCCGCACTTTATCTCTCATCTTTCAATCCTGTAAAAGTACTTAAGGGAACATTCCGCGCCGGTGGTGCAGCGGGTGCGCAACGCAGGGTACTTGTTGTTGTTCAGTTTACGGTTTCAATAGTGCTGATTATCGGCACCCTGATGGTGTTCCGGCAGATCCGGTTTGCAAAAGACCGTCCGCTGGGATATGATCAGCAAGGATTGGTAGCAATTGATATTACTTCCCCGGAACTAGTAAATCACTTTTCATCCGTCCGGCAATCCTTGCTGAATACGAATCTTTTTTCTTCAATAGCTACTGTCAGCAGTCTGCCTACCGGCATCAATAACAGTACCACAGGAATCGACTGGCCCGGTAAGGAGGCCGGTGTCACCGGGGAGTTTGGCGTTCAGAATATGAGCCGGGAATACGGAAAGACGGTAGGATGGGAGTTTGCCGCGGGCAGGGATTTTTCTGCTGATCGTCCTTCTGATTCAGCCTCGGTGATCTTAAATGAAGCAGCAGTGCGTTTTATGGGATTGAAAACACCTGTGGGAACGGTTATTACCTGGGAGGGAGACCCTCTAACAGTTATTGGTGTGGTAAGGGATCTGATTATGGAATCGCCGTATACAGACGCAAGGCCAACGATTTTTAGTATTGATCAGAACAATATGGATTTCCTGGTCGCCCGTATCCGCCCCGACCAGAGCGCTGCAGCGGCGGTGAAACAGCTGGAGTCCGTTAGCAAACAATATGCACCGGACAAAGCGTTCCATTACCAGTTTATCGACGAAGCGTATAACAGAAAATTCGGAGATGAGGAGCGCTTTGGAAAACTCGGGGGGGGCTTTGCATTGCTGGCCGTTTTTATCAGTTGCCTGGGATTGTTCGGTATGGCGTCCTTTATGGCGGAGCAGCGCATCAAGGAAATCGGTGTACGCAAAGTATTGGGGGCTTCCGTGTTCAGCTTATGGAAATTATTGTCAAGGGATTTTGCCGTCCTTATCGCTGTATCCATCCTTATTGCAATCCCATTGGGCTGGTATAGTGTGCACAGCTGGCTGCAGCATTACAGCTACCGTGCTCCCGTGCCCTGGTGGATCTTCGTGGCTGCAGCGGCCGGAGCGGCCTTTATCACCCTGCTGACGATCAGTGTGCAATCCTTCAAAGCTGCGCTGGCCAACCCGGTAAAGGCGCTGCGATCGGAATAG
- a CDS encoding ABC transporter permease gives MFRNYFKIAWRNIIQKKTFSFINITGLAIGMAAALLLFIVVRYERSYDRAQPDYDRIYRVVTQDKFSDGVTYNSGVPVPTLKHLRAQFPNLTFSAINATYQSAVNVPDEKGGETAFIETTGIFFCEPQFFDLFQTRWLNGNAAVLDAPNTVVLSRSVARKYFKEEEKSLGKMLKLDHGILLKVAGIIEDPVGNTDFPLHVLISMKTIKQNPGLYYYNEECWGCVSSNFQVYVKLPPGISEEMVNKQLVQFSKEQYNRQNRGGTSTKSNTLQPLSDLHFNSRYETFGDHRTSRATLVTLSLIAVFILLMAGINFVNLATVRGITRSKEMGVRKVLGGNRKQIFWQMMGETALLVLIAVLAAFLLAWVALPHIKHIASIQEVLTLANGANLGLLLAIGLIVAFFAGLYPALIFSGFKPASVFNQKVVALKSGGFSVRKVLVVFQFAITQVLMVGTIVAVTQMDFIRKADLGFNKDAILLLNGSTDSVSLARQESFAAALKNVQGVEQLSFQSDAPTSDNNSSTNFAFDHRPDESFQAHLKFADTGYVNTYKMAFLAGGNYSASDTIKEGLINETMAKMLGVKNMKDAVGKTLKIGSSNWNVITGVVKDFKANSLKQEVKPMFITTQKQLYGQVGIKLHASNLNAAKDKIEEVWKQYYPEYAYNAVFLDENIERFYQQDTQLSLLYKIFSGLAILIACLGLYGLVSFMVVQKTKEVGIRKVLGASTPGLVLLLSKEFLVLIGISFLLAAPAAWYMMRTWLDDFVYRIPLHAGFFLAGVGLALLIAFLSVSYKAFRAAMASPVKSLRTE, from the coding sequence ATGTTCAGGAATTATTTTAAAATCGCATGGCGGAACATTATTCAGAAAAAGACGTTTTCGTTTATTAATATAACGGGCCTGGCCATTGGTATGGCGGCGGCATTGCTGCTTTTTATCGTAGTGCGGTATGAGCGGAGCTATGACCGGGCACAGCCAGACTATGACCGGATCTACCGCGTGGTAACACAGGATAAATTTTCCGACGGGGTTACTTATAATTCGGGAGTACCCGTGCCTACGCTGAAACATCTGCGTGCGCAGTTCCCCAACCTCACTTTTAGTGCTATTAATGCCACCTATCAAAGCGCTGTCAATGTGCCGGATGAAAAAGGCGGTGAAACTGCTTTTATTGAAACGACCGGCATTTTCTTTTGTGAGCCCCAGTTTTTTGACCTGTTTCAGACACGGTGGCTGAATGGGAATGCAGCAGTACTGGATGCCCCGAATACCGTAGTGCTCAGCCGTTCTGTAGCAAGAAAATATTTTAAGGAAGAAGAAAAAAGCCTGGGGAAAATGCTAAAGCTGGATCATGGTATCCTTTTAAAAGTAGCAGGTATTATTGAAGACCCTGTTGGAAATACGGATTTTCCATTGCATGTGCTGATCTCCATGAAAACCATCAAACAAAACCCAGGTCTTTATTATTATAATGAAGAGTGCTGGGGTTGTGTATCCAGTAATTTTCAGGTTTATGTTAAATTACCACCCGGTATTTCGGAGGAGATGGTGAATAAACAATTGGTTCAATTCAGCAAAGAGCAGTACAACCGGCAGAACAGAGGTGGCACTTCCACCAAGAGCAATACATTGCAGCCGCTTTCCGACCTGCATTTTAATTCCAGGTACGAGACATTCGGAGACCATCGCACCTCCCGCGCCACCCTGGTTACTCTTTCTTTGATCGCAGTATTTATTTTGCTGATGGCGGGCATCAATTTTGTAAATCTTGCTACCGTGCGGGGCATTACGAGGTCTAAGGAAATGGGAGTAAGGAAAGTGCTGGGCGGCAACCGTAAACAGATCTTCTGGCAGATGATGGGGGAAACGGCGCTGCTGGTACTGATCGCCGTGCTGGCCGCATTTTTACTGGCCTGGGTCGCACTACCCCATATAAAGCATATTGCTTCGATACAGGAAGTTCTGACATTGGCAAATGGCGCTAACCTGGGCTTATTACTGGCCATCGGGCTGATAGTCGCTTTTTTCGCCGGACTTTATCCGGCCCTGATCTTTTCGGGTTTTAAGCCGGCTTCGGTCTTCAACCAGAAGGTGGTTGCCTTAAAAAGCGGCGGCTTTTCGGTAAGGAAGGTGCTGGTGGTATTTCAGTTTGCCATCACACAGGTATTAATGGTGGGCACGATCGTGGCAGTAACACAAATGGATTTTATCCGCAAGGCAGATCTGGGCTTTAACAAGGATGCCATCCTGCTGCTGAACGGTAGCACGGACAGTGTCAGCCTGGCACGGCAGGAGTCCTTTGCTGCAGCGCTGAAGAACGTACAGGGGGTAGAACAGCTGTCTTTTCAGTCGGATGCCCCGACCTCCGATAATAATTCTTCCACCAATTTTGCATTTGATCACAGGCCAGATGAATCATTTCAGGCACACCTGAAATTTGCGGATACCGGTTATGTGAATACGTATAAAATGGCTTTCCTTGCAGGGGGTAATTACAGCGCCAGCGATACTATAAAAGAAGGACTGATCAATGAAACAATGGCGAAAATGCTGGGTGTTAAAAACATGAAAGACGCGGTGGGAAAGACCTTAAAGATAGGAAGCAGCAACTGGAATGTGATCACCGGCGTGGTAAAGGATTTTAAGGCCAATTCACTGAAACAGGAAGTAAAGCCGATGTTTATTACTACGCAGAAACAGTTATATGGCCAGGTGGGCATAAAGCTGCATGCTTCCAATCTCAATGCAGCAAAAGACAAAATAGAAGAGGTATGGAAACAGTATTACCCCGAGTATGCCTATAATGCGGTCTTTCTGGATGAAAATATCGAACGGTTTTATCAGCAGGATACCCAGTTATCCCTGCTCTATAAGATCTTTTCGGGTCTTGCCATCCTGATTGCCTGCCTGGGTCTTTACGGACTGGTATCATTCATGGTGGTACAAAAGACCAAGGAGGTCGGCATTCGTAAAGTGCTTGGTGCTTCTACACCTGGCCTGGTGCTGTTGCTTTCAAAAGAATTCCTTGTACTGATCGGCATCTCGTTTCTGCTGGCGGCTCCCGCAGCCTGGTATATGATGCGGACCTGGCTGGATGACTTTGTATACCGGATCCCGCTGCATGCAGGCTTCTTTCTTGCGGGGGTGGGCCTGGCGCTGCTCATTGCATTCCTGTCGGTGTCCTATAAAGCTTTTCGTGCAGCTATGGCCAGTCCTGTAAAAAGCCTGAGAACGGAGTAA
- a CDS encoding ABC transporter permease: MIKIYIKTAWRNLVRNKGFMFVNLLGLSISMSATLLILLWVRDELTYDRFHKNYDNIHMVVANRDFKNRVFTDYNMVLPMARELQHAGPQIKNATVTTQGYDLLLNVNDAKLRKEGMTVGDHFFDIFSWTFLRGNPAQALLDPASIVLTQSAAKALFGNADPVNKTIRIAEEKRDVKVTAVVADPPGNSAFQFDFLRPFNYNDPDTKQMMENWNGSSWRVYVQTTPGADMKQVDRIIDRVKKQHDPGDRISSYFTFPMKRWHLYDEFKEGKNVGGMIEYVRLFIIIAGIILLIACVNFMNLSTARSERRSREVGIRKTLGSSKLKLVLQFFSESMLLVLIAFAVAVGMVLLLLPFFNQLVNKELTLEFGEPAFWLGSLAIIIITGILAGSYPALYLSSFRPVKVLKGVFVSGRKTALPRHILVVFQFVISMLLISATVIVYQQIRHIKDRKTGYDAHNLVMITGTEETEKNFEVIKQELLQSRAVSSVTRSSSPITQIWWKSGAPDWNGKPADLNVIISGIRTDVDFTKTMGIDILQGHDFAGRPSDSASVLLNKAAVEAMNLEHPIGMEMRFGDEKYNVIGVTGNVIMESPFQPVDPMLTFYNPRSTGVISLRIADKMPLRNALSSIEGVFKKYNPAYPFEYQFADAEFGRKFMGEELISRVTNIFAGLAIFICCMGLGGLAAYTVEKRFREIGIRKVLGATISQVLLLISHEFLKLVLIAFVIAVPLTWWLMHQWLEKYTYHIDISILVFAAVGVMVLLLALIVVGLNTLRAAVANPVRSLRTE, from the coding sequence ATGATAAAAATCTATATCAAAACCGCCTGGCGGAACCTGGTCCGGAATAAGGGATTTATGTTCGTTAACTTACTGGGACTCTCCATCAGTATGTCTGCAACCCTGTTGATCCTGCTCTGGGTGCGGGACGAGCTGACATATGACCGGTTTCATAAGAATTATGACAATATTCATATGGTGGTTGCCAACCGCGATTTTAAGAACCGGGTGTTTACGGATTATAATATGGTGCTGCCGATGGCCCGTGAATTGCAGCATGCCGGTCCGCAGATAAAAAATGCGACAGTCACTACCCAGGGCTATGACCTGCTGCTGAACGTAAATGATGCCAAGCTCCGAAAAGAAGGTATGACGGTCGGGGATCACTTTTTTGATATTTTTTCCTGGACATTCCTCAGGGGAAATCCTGCACAGGCGCTTCTGGATCCCGCTTCCATCGTGCTTACACAGTCTGCAGCAAAAGCATTGTTTGGGAATGCCGATCCGGTCAATAAAACAATAAGGATCGCTGAGGAGAAACGGGATGTAAAAGTAACGGCCGTGGTCGCGGATCCCCCGGGAAATTCTGCCTTTCAGTTTGATTTCCTGAGACCGTTTAATTACAATGACCCCGATACCAAACAAATGATGGAGAACTGGAACGGATCAAGCTGGCGCGTGTATGTACAAACCACGCCCGGAGCGGATATGAAGCAGGTGGACCGGATCATTGACCGGGTAAAGAAACAACACGATCCCGGAGATAGAATAAGCAGCTATTTTACCTTTCCGATGAAGCGCTGGCATCTGTACGACGAGTTTAAAGAAGGCAAAAACGTAGGAGGAATGATCGAATATGTGCGGCTGTTTATCATCATTGCCGGTATCATCCTGCTCATTGCCTGTGTGAACTTTATGAATCTTTCCACTGCACGTTCTGAGCGGCGGTCCAGGGAGGTGGGTATCCGGAAGACACTTGGATCAAGTAAGTTAAAACTGGTACTTCAGTTTTTTTCAGAGTCCATGCTGCTGGTGCTGATCGCCTTTGCGGTGGCTGTTGGTATGGTATTGCTGTTGTTGCCTTTTTTTAACCAGCTGGTGAACAAAGAACTGACCCTTGAATTCGGGGAGCCGGCATTCTGGCTGGGAAGCCTGGCTATTATAATAATAACGGGGATCCTCGCGGGTAGTTATCCGGCTTTATACCTCTCCTCATTCCGGCCGGTGAAAGTATTGAAAGGCGTTTTTGTTTCCGGGCGTAAAACAGCACTGCCGCGACATATACTTGTAGTGTTCCAGTTTGTGATCTCCATGCTGCTTATTTCTGCAACCGTCATTGTTTATCAGCAGATCCGGCACATAAAGGACCGGAAAACCGGTTATGATGCACATAACCTGGTCATGATCACCGGAACAGAGGAAACGGAAAAGAATTTTGAGGTGATAAAACAGGAATTATTGCAATCCCGGGCAGTTAGTTCCGTTACCAGGTCCAGTTCACCGATCACACAGATCTGGTGGAAATCCGGGGCGCCGGACTGGAATGGAAAGCCTGCGGACCTGAATGTGATTATCTCCGGCATACGGACGGACGTGGACTTTACAAAAACAATGGGGATCGATATTTTACAGGGTCATGATTTTGCAGGCAGGCCCTCAGATTCCGCTTCGGTGCTGCTCAATAAAGCCGCTGTGGAAGCGATGAACCTGGAACATCCCATCGGGATGGAAATGCGTTTTGGTGATGAAAAATATAACGTGATCGGTGTTACCGGAAATGTAATTATGGAATCACCATTTCAGCCGGTAGACCCGATGTTGACCTTTTATAACCCACGCTCAACGGGCGTTATCAGTCTGCGTATTGCTGATAAAATGCCGCTGAGAAATGCCTTATCCTCAATAGAGGGGGTATTTAAAAAATACAATCCGGCTTATCCTTTTGAATACCAGTTTGCCGATGCAGAGTTTGGCAGAAAGTTCATGGGAGAGGAACTGATCAGCAGGGTCACAAACATTTTTGCCGGCCTGGCCATTTTTATCTGCTGCATGGGTCTCGGAGGCCTGGCCGCCTATACGGTAGAGAAGCGGTTCCGGGAGATCGGTATCCGGAAAGTACTGGGCGCCACCATCAGCCAGGTGCTGTTGCTGATATCCCATGAATTCCTGAAACTGGTGCTCATCGCATTTGTCATTGCTGTTCCGCTTACCTGGTGGCTGATGCATCAATGGCTTGAAAAATATACGTATCATATTGATATCAGCATACTGGTATTTGCAGCGGTGGGAGTAATGGTGTTGCTGCTGGCACTGATAGTGGTTGGGTTAAATACCCTTCGTGCAGCGGTAGCCAACCCGGTACGCTCTCTCCGGACCGAGTAA